The Brassica oleracea var. oleracea cultivar TO1000 chromosome C6, BOL, whole genome shotgun sequence genome includes a region encoding these proteins:
- the LOC106299489 gene encoding uncharacterized protein LOC106299489, producing the protein MEDSRRGSSSTPQSRRIMVIADPTRESAAALQYALSHAVLEQDELILFHVENNGGSWKNAFSSFLRLPSSSSSSNTSGSSPGAANFNASTANSASSLASEIGQGEGNFLEQMRRICEVAQPKVPVHTECITMEGIKAAAILLHGEKLGVDVIIIGQRRTISSSLLGSRRPGGSLRGSKGVDTAEYLIENSKCTCVGVQKKGQNGGYVLNTKTHKNFWLLA; encoded by the exons ATGGAAGACAGTCGCAGAGGATCATCTTCAACACCACAATCTCGAAGGATCATGGTGATCGCTGACCCAACCCGTGAATCCGCAGCTGCTCTTCAATACGCTCTTTCACATGCCGTGCTTGAGCAAGACGAGCTTATTCTCTTCCATGTTGAAAACAATGGTGGCTCATGGAAAAACGCGTTCTCGAGTTTTTTGAGATTACCAAGCTCCAGCTCCTCCTCAAACACCAGCGGGTCTTCACCAGGAGCTGCTAATTTTAATGCTAGCACAGCAAACTCCGCTTCATCTTTGGCCTCAGAAATTGGTCAAGGAGAAGGAAATTTTCTTGAACAGATGAGACGGATATGTGAAGTCGCTCAGCCAAAGGTGCCTGTGCACACCGAGTGTATAACCATGGAAGGCATCAAAGCTGCAGCTATTCTTCTTCACGGAGAGAAACTTGGGGTTGATGTTATAATCATTGGTCAGCGGAGGACAATATCATCCTCCCTTCTAGG ATCTAGGCGACCTGGAGGGTCTCTAAGAGGGTCAAAAGGAGTAGACACAGCGGAATATCTAATCGAGAATAGCAAATGCACATGTGTTGGTGTACAGAAGAAAGGTCAAAATGGAGGGTATGTTCTAAACACCAAGACCCACAAGAACTTTTGGCTCTTGGCGTGA